Sequence from the Sander lucioperca isolate FBNREF2018 chromosome 16, SLUC_FBN_1.2, whole genome shotgun sequence genome:
CCAAAATCTTCAATAATGCAGTAGTTTCTAGCAAGATGAGGGGCTGTGCGTTCCTCTCAAATTCATTTGAATCCTCCTATCCCTCCCAAATGTCTCTGCCCTCTGTTAGTGTCCCTCTTTCCTCATCCGTCGCTCTTACACTTTTTGCTGCATCTCTATCTGTTGGCCCTGTCTGGTCTGGCTTTGGCCCTTCCCATTCATCTCATATACTGAGCTTTTTTGCTGTTGCCGTCGGCAGCACCACACGCCTACGATGACTGCTGCAGCGACCGCACACACCGCCACAATTATGGCTGCCACCACGGGACCTCGGCTGGAGGAGCTCGGAGGACGGGGTGGGCAGTTCTCGCCTGTACAGATCGCCTCCcccatctctccctccatctcgcCCCTCTCGCCTGTCTCACCGGGCAGGTTGTGTACAGTGTGCTCCTCCATCACTCCGTTATTGCCATCGTGCATCGGTGGAACTGGGCCGTGATCAAGGAAGGGGTGCTTAGTGAGGTCATCCTGCCAGGGGTGGGTGGGAGCTACCTGTTGTGTGTCATAGTCCAGGGTGTCGGAGTATGAGGGGGAGTCTGAGGCCTGTGAGGGAGCAGTGGTGGGGATGAAGCCAGGCCACATCTCCTCCACTCCCCCTTGATCTAAGGCAGGCTCCgtggtgggaaactcgggcacCTTTGGTAAGCTGGTGGAAGGGACAGGTCTACTGATTTCCACCTCATTGGGTCTGTCTGTTGTCCTAACAACTGTCCCCCTCACTGTATCCTTTGGTCTTTCCCTTTCTGTTGTGGACTCACCATTTTCTGTTTCCTCTGGAACGACAGGGTAGCCGTCCAGCCAGGTGTCGTCTGTGGCGGCCTCTCCTTCTGCAACCTTCTGAGTGACGTTTTGATATTTATCCGTTGCTATAGAAAATATTACATGCTGATGACTGTCATCTTCATGGCTATCATGATCATCATAGCTGTCATGGTCATCGTGTTCATCGTGATCAGTGTGACGGTCGTTATCATCCTCCTCCGGGTCATAATGCTCCTCATGGTCATCGGGGTCTGGATGTTCCTCAGAGCCGTCTGGATGGCCGCGATCATCGCTACCACGATCGGTCACATCATCATGTTCTTCATAGCTTTCGTGTTCGTCGTAAGTATCATCATACTCCTGGCTGCCATAGCGAACACGATCACGGTCCTCTTCGTGTTCACCCATGTCATAATGATCATCATGATCATCATGATTCTGGTGGCGGTCCTGTCTTTCCACATCATCATGCTGAGATGGAATGTAATGCTTTACATGATCATCATGGCCATCTTTGTCCTGGTGGCTGTCGTggtcatcttcatcatcatggtGGCTTTCATCATGGGAATCCAGGTCTTCATGGTGGCTGTCATCGTGATCGTCTCTATCTTCTGTGTCACGATCATTGTAGCTGTCTCCCTTGTGATCCTGGTCGTCGACATCAACTGGACGCTGGTGGTGGTGCGTTTCTTGGCTGTCATGCTCTTTACTCTCCTCTGATTGGGCGCCTGAGGCTCTCTGTGTAGTCTGTGTGACTGGATTGGTGGAGACAGGATGTCCTTCTTCCTGGAAGGCCTCAGAGGGGAACCAGAAAAGGTGCTTCTGGGAGAGAAGAGATACAGGTGCTTCTGTGGCTGCAGCTGCATCAGTCCTGAccacctccctcctctcctgctCCCACCTTGGATGGCCTATGAAGTCCTCAACAGCGCGATCCTCgtctttttctcctccttctACAGCTCCTTTAAATTTTTTCCCAATCACCTCTCCTCCCACTTCATGCTCTCCATGTTGGTCCTGATGCTCCTCCTCTACTTCAACACTAAAGCTCTTCTCTTGCTGCTCCTGTATCCTATCACCCTCCGGGGATGCAGCTTCATGCACCTCCTCGTACACCTCACCATGAGCCTCCTCTGGTCTCTCGTTGTGGCTTTCTGCCTCTCCATAGGAATCTGTGAACTTGTCCTCGTAGTCTATGTGACTTTCAGTCTCATCTGCAAAGACATAACAAGGACACATTTACTTTATGAAATTCTAACATTCATGATCAGACaactcaaataaaaaacaaatcacataGCATTTGCATTTAAAGACAACTTTTGGATTCTGAAAATGTGGAAATAATTTAGCGCATGGGATTATGAcctcttaaaggaatagtttgacatcaatatgaagctacagccagcagccagttagcttagcatagcataatGATTGGAAACAAGGGGAACCAGCTGGgttccattgttccgacctctcaataacccgaaaaattcccttttggtcctacagcccactagtccaaCGTCCCTTTGTTTCGAAAATATAAACCCTTTGCTCCAACATCCCATTGTTCCGACcatatagggttagggttagggttagggacaattatttataatatttctttaggatttttgccttttttaacaTGTCGGGAATCCCAAAGTTTCCTGTTTGAAACAGCCAAGCCAAGCAATGTCTGCTTGTGATCCTTTATCATAGggggtcacatgcctatttaAAGGATTTCTAGAGGATTGACTAAGTAAAAGTATCCAGTGAAAAAAgttaatataattaataaaacataaatgtattttttcctttgttatctctttaaatcattttgtgatccCTCAGATTGATCTTGGGACAGTTTAAGAACCACAGCTGTAGCGCACAAACATGACTGAGTCTGTTAGCTAACTATGGACACAGGCCTGGCATTCTGCTTTCATATAGACAACTCTGGCCCTTTTCTTCTATGCTATGAAGTGGGCCACACTACGGCATGTCACACTGAGGTGTCATAACAGCCATTTTCAACTCACAACTGATACTCTGTTTTCCAAAAAGCCAAGAATCAAGCACCGATCACTTAACAACACTGGGAGCTAACAAGTAAGAAGTGAGGAGGTTGACCTCAAAGTGGTCTCCTGTCCGTCTCAGTCAAAGCTTTGAAGAGAATGAACAAAAGGGGGGCTTTCTATTTCTGTCTCCTTCCATTTGTGTCCCACTCTCCAACATAAACAGTTTAAACACCTTCTTACCTTTGACACATATTTCCACTAGTCCATACCACTCTCCACAGCTGTCGCACAGCAGGCTAAAGGCAGTGTGTCCACTGGGCATTACATAACCTGGCACACATGTGTACAGCAGCTCATCTCCCATCTCGTACCCAGTGTGCCCCTGTAGACGGGCGTTCGGAAAAGATGGAGGGTCACCACACGGCACGCCTgtcaacaacaaacacagagaTGCATGTTATGAATGCATGTAAATGTTTTGAGTTGTTAAACAaactatttactgtaataaaaatGATGAAACCCCTATTCAGCATTACACAGTGTGGTTAATGAAACACCACTCAATATTATTATCCAGCATCACTATCCCATTTGTAAAcagaaaaagataaaaatgaCTCAAGGGACAGGAAGCAATGGGCTTTGTGGAAAATGAGGATGTAATTTTGACAAACAAGACCACTAACAATGCCACTGGGATGAGATAAAGGCTATGTATTGTCTTGACTCTGGTCTAATTTTTTATGGTAATTAGACGGAGACAGCACAGTTTATTCGATACATAACATGTTGACTAgattaaaaaatgtgtgaaatttAGCTTCCTGCTCCTTCTGTGCTTACGTACATTCATGGATCAAGTTATATGGTCACTCACGCAGCTATTCATGAAGAGGCAGAAAGCTTGGTATATAACGACAGATATGAgtagaaacatacacacattctgTACACATATAGCTAAGCCATTCATATCCTGACCACCACTCACAACTTTATGTACGGATTTATAAATTATGAGGGTATATAtcagtgtgtattgtgtgtgtttactgacCTTTGTCTTTGATACAGAAGGCGTCCAGGTGTGCAGCGACCTCTGTAGCGTTTTCTGTTCTCACATCCACTGCTTTCAGTGCACTGCCCACAACATTACACACCGTGGTCCTAGCAAAacgatatagatagatagatagatagatagataaatgtTTGTAGAAATTAATAtttgcatacacacaaatacactcatTAATTACAACGTGATATGGGAGCAAATGGCCTACAGCAAAGTATTCAGGCACCACTAAGGGACTCAAGAATTGAGAGTGGTTATAACACAGTCACAAAAACTCCTTTGGGTACACGTCTTGCACTTGAGTACATCCCCTCCAGTAATGTAGTTAAGTACTTAATTTCcacatttatttgataacttTAGTTACTACCTACTTTTCAGATTTATatttaacagaaaaaaagagctaAAATGCATTGTTAATGCTAAACATctcatttaaataattgttatatGCCTAAAGAGGTAAAATAATCCAATATttaacaaacaagcaaaaataagtgaaaagtacaaaaaatgCATGGCATAATGTagcataacttttttttatttttttttatttttatatttctcatGAATCATTTCCCGACCCCTCAGATATATCTTGTGACCATTTGGAGGGACCCGACACACAGGTTGGGAACCATAGACTTAAATGCCTAACAGTATATAAAGCAGTTTAAACTAGCATTACCTTGAGCATCttcaacagtaaaatgctgccTACACACTAAGTATTAACAATCTAATAATTTCATATTGTATCAGTCACAGaggctttttctttttgcaaaaACAGgtattacttttgatactttactGTAAGTAAATTTTTCTGATACctatgtacttttacttaagtaggatatgaatgcaggacttttacctgtaatggagtattgttaCATTAATATATTGGtactgaatacttcttccaccacttatTACACTACTGATAAAAAGTGAAGTGCGATTTCTGCTGAATAATATCACATGTAAAGCTGCAGCTCTGGTTGTCATATGTATACGGGAAATATGACAACACATACGGACAAATGTATACAGTACGTGGTGCTCTCTCAGGCCCCGCCTGAAATGCTGcttattcaaatattattacAGCATGACATCAGAGTCCAGGAATACACATCATGGCTCAGACATGTTGCAGTATCAGCGGTGGTAGCCTGTGGCACAATATTATCACACTATGGCACGTTACAAATAGATGTTCCCATGCAGAAGCTTTAAGTTACAGCCAACTATAGAACACTCATAACATTAAGGACTTAATATAATATCCATTCCACAGGGACCCAATGAAAAATGCGGTCAGTGCACAACGCCTACAAGCTACAGCAAAATAAATGCTGAGTAAATAGTCTATTTTTGTTGCCATGTTAAGGTTTATAGCATCATTTGCCCATTTGTCATCCAAAAGCACCAGATAAGGCTGACTCAAACTTCCCAGGCCAATCAAATCATGTTCCCATAGCAGCTCCTGACACCAATCAACCTCATGTGGAAGAAAAATTCAAAGCAGAGTTcataaacataatttaaagtCAGACATATGACCCTTTTCATTAAATATTACACAGCAATATCACGCATCATTAAAtgtaaaaggtgtgtgtgtgtgtgtgtgtgtgtgtgtgtgtgtgtgtgtgtgtgtgtgtgtgtgtgtatgtatgtgtgtgtgtgtgtgtgtgtgtgtgtgtgtgtgtgtgtgtgtggacttgtGTAACTGAGAGTTAATCAAAGCATAAGTAATTGGAAAGAATTTGACTGGCAGTGCAGTGAGACTGTGAGAAGCGGTGTGAGTCATACTGCATGCTTGTACAACACTAACTTCAGCTTATAAGGACAAAAATCTgaaagcgagaaataggcagCATGACAGAAATCGCcaagaaaacacagagagagacaaaacacacaaagtcTATTTTCACATTAAACTATATCTCCTGcaggcagctgtgtgtgtgtgtgtgtgtgtgtgtgtgtgtgtgtgtgtgggtgtgtgagtgagagagagagagagagagagagcaagagcgagagagagagagagagagagagattgaccCCCATGACAGACATCAGGGGACACTTCACCTGGACAAAGAACCTTTTCTCAAAACCCTCACCTTGCATGACATAACTATTACAAAGAAAACCCaaagatatgtgtatgtgtttgtatgagTCCACTGGTATTGTGTTTGGTTGCCAGGGCAGCAGATCTATGATTGACAGGTAAGAGGAAGACGTTAAGGTAGGAGAGTCAATCTGAGAAGCACTCGTTTGTATGCAACAGACCTAAAAATTATGTCAAGGACTACAGGTTAACTGACACTTTCACCAAAGTGTTGCCTTCTGGGAGAAAAAGCCCATGACAGCCtccaaaaaaactgaaattgttCTGCTGCTCACTTGTaagtgtgacagagagagagacgagagcaTGGGTTATAGGGATGAACTCCGCTTAGACACACAGAGTCATAGATGGGTGATACCCTGTGAAACATGGTAAGCGGGTGTGAAAGCTGATGTCCACTGGTCAACACGTAGAGAGCagggaggaaggaaaggagAAATGTGTCAGCTTTTCCTCTGACCAGACGTACGTCATTCTTCGGGCAGATGCCATTTTGAAGCAGGTTCTGTTTCATAACACCGATAATTCCTCTTCTGAACAATGATTTGGGAAAATATTAGTTATTTACAAGCGTTTTCCGTGCATCATATATTCATCTTTCAAGAAATTACATTATAAACCTTCATTTGCAATACTTTATCAGTTTACAATATCTTATTTAGCCCATTTTAAGCACTTAAGGCACTTGAATAAGCTCACTGTCAGGGTAATTTCGTCTATTGAGTAACTTTGAAGAGAGTTGGAATTTTAAAGTCAGCATCTATCTGACCAATACTTGTGTTAGCGTAAGTCGTGCTAGCGGCATGGCTCTAGGGATAGGTAGTCTGTCGGCCTGTAGGTCCGTCGGTTTGTGCAACAGCTATTGTATGGATTGTATCCTCTGtcatggacctttttcacagcagacattttgacttgtcatagtaggaaaagcacagctgaaattgataaccttaacgatggctcaattccatcaagtgtcccaatgagctatttcagtgagtcagcatgcacaataccagggcctctcctatgTGGAATGCAGgaatcattaatggttttgaatacacttgtgcttttcctactatgacacgGCAGacacatgtctgccgtgaaaaaggtctattgccACCAAAGAAAAGCATACAAGCTATTAATCTTCTTCCTCCAGGCCCAAATCAGCCctgtctctctccgtctctgtctgtgtctgtctcggGGTGCTGAAAGCTGTGTGTCATGTTACCGTGGAGATGAGAGGTGTAAATGGAGGCAGTTGTCGACATGACACCCCGGCTCAGAATTCTCTCCTCCTTCAGGAAGGAACAGAGgagtctttctccctctcttcctctctctttttctcttccccCCCTGAAATGTGTCACTTTCTATCTTCCCACTCTCTCTATAACTACCACTGCTGCCTTTACTTCCTTTCTCTTTCATCCGTTCCTGCAACtgccgtcacacacacagaagcgcACACACCAAAATGACCTTTGACATCTCTAGAAGTCGCTCTACACGTCCCTTAAAACAATGAAGACCCTTACGcacaaatacttattttctcaCCCCACTGTGCCTCCATAGAGCCACCCACGGGTGCACGGAGAGAAGAAGCACTCCACCACAGCATGATGGAGCTCCTCCGCTGATGCCAAGCGGGCATGTTGTGAGGCACAAGCCCCCTCAGCATCTCTGAAGCCCTGCAGGCCGGAGGAGTTCCTCAGGTCCAATACGAACACTCGACctgagaagagagagagcagggagTAAAAGGAAAACCTCTGAAACGTCTTACATATATTGCACAAAGTCATAAAGTGACAAGTTTTCATGAGCTGCCTTTTAAATTCGACCTGAGCTTCTGGGTATTGACAGGGTCTGTAAGAATTAGACACCTCACCTAATTCCTAAATGTTTTGACCATTATGATAAAATCCAAACAATATTGACTCATCTTTCCTGTCTTACATGAAGAAAAAATACAGATGTATCCATTCACAAAAGACAACCACCcagaagagaaagggaaggcTAAAAGGCTTTTTATTGGAACTATATTTTAACAATAAATTATATTTGTGCTTAAATGTCCCCAGCCCTATGCCAAGTTTTTGAGCCCTCCCCATTTTTGTTAATATAGGTTTTGGGCATCCATTGGAATGGTTGCTGAAAACCACACAGTTACCACTGACTGAGTAAGCAGGTTATCAGTTTTATTTGAGGGATATGGATACTTTGGAGTAGTAACCAGTAGCAACGCACAAATAAGGATATTGAGACTGATACCAAAATCTATATCCTAATTGTGTGCCATAATGCAGATTTGCATTTGAATACAACTACAGGTAGGCTATGAATCATCAAGACATGTCTATACTGCTTGTCATCACATAGAATTACaatatattttactatttaataaaaaataatattgttGCCAGCTGCTTAAAGGTTGATAAaatagtatgatttttttttttttttatatatatatatgatcacTTGCATGTCAGTGCACTGGAGCAGAGCTCAACAGAGAAGTTTAATTAGTGTGTTTTGACTACAGGTGTGATCAATTTACATCACAGGTGCACGCTGTCCCTCTCATTATCACCTCATTGTCACGTCATTAGCTAGAATCGCTAgcctaaataaaatgtgatttaatgTTTAACGTGTTAACGGTTAAATCTTCTAAATATTTCATCCATTACGCACAGTTTTATTAGACGAATAAGTAAGTTTAAGGCAATACAATGataactttaaaagaaaaaatcccACACGCTGAGAGAGGAAATATTCTGGCGATGAGAAAGCCACGAAACGCACAAGACCACAAGGCAGGTGGTGCCAATTGTTAGCGCGCGCTTCCTAACTTTggtgataaaaaataatttcatattGCAATAAAAGCTCATAATTTTGTTTGGGATTAAATTGTGAGTTTATAATGAGTCCGTCAATGGTTTGTTgtcacatataggcctatattataatttataatgtTCTGTTACAATA
This genomic interval carries:
- the susd5 gene encoding sushi domain-containing protein 5; this translates as MLDRCNQTVLSLLFGCLAYLAVTSVVNADGRVFVLDLRNSSGLQGFRDAEGACASQHARLASAEELHHAVVECFFSPCTRGWLYGGTVGTTVCNVVGSALKAVDVRTENATEVAAHLDAFCIKDKGVPCGDPPSFPNARLQGHTGYEMGDELLYTCVPGYVMPSGHTAFSLLCDSCGEWYGLVEICVKDETESHIDYEDKFTDSYGEAESHNERPEEAHGEVYEEVHEAASPEGDRIQEQQEKSFSVEVEEEHQDQHGEHEVGGEVIGKKFKGAVEGGEKDEDRAVEDFIGHPRWEQERREVVRTDAAAATEAPVSLLSQKHLFWFPSEAFQEEGHPVSTNPVTQTTQRASGAQSEESKEHDSQETHHHQRPVDVDDQDHKGDSYNDRDTEDRDDHDDSHHEDLDSHDESHHDDEDDHDSHQDKDGHDDHVKHYIPSQHDDVERQDRHQNHDDHDDHYDMGEHEEDRDRVRYGSQEYDDTYDEHESYEEHDDVTDRGSDDRGHPDGSEEHPDPDDHEEHYDPEEDDNDRHTDHDEHDDHDSYDDHDSHEDDSHQHVIFSIATDKYQNVTQKVAEGEAATDDTWLDGYPVVPEETENGESTTERERPKDTVRGTVVRTTDRPNEVEISRPVPSTSLPKVPEFPTTEPALDQGGVEEMWPGFIPTTAPSQASDSPSYSDTLDYDTQQVAPTHPWQDDLTKHPFLDHGPVPPMHDGNNGVMEEHTVHNLPGETGERGEMEGEMGEAICTGENCPPRPPSSSSRGPVVAAIIVAVCAVAAAVIVGVWCCRRQQQKSSVYEMNGKGQSQTRQGQQIEMQQKV